The Carnobacterium sp. 17-4 genome has a window encoding:
- the fliF gene encoding flagellar basal-body MS-ring/collar protein FliF produces MDGMKKIWTGIKDGWKNLGKSKQIGLVFVLIFVVSIVTSLTYYTQKVEYATLFSDLEEADAGTIVNDIKTKGIKYKLEDDGTTILIDQAQVDTYRIELAVNDMLPKSTTGFEIFDETSMMATDEDRKIMYQRAVTGELERSISALDSIEQAKVMLSLPEDSVFTSEENQSQASASIVLTPISGSQIPMSAVQGIASLVSGAVDNLPKENIKIVDTAGNLLSTALEDEGNLNATDLVSKYQAITKSYEQELEQKLLQTLGPIYGMDKMTVAVNAKMNFDSNESEIINYGDSSVRSEAVSAGGGTIDVEEGEGFENSINQIQSGEEGGNSTYNRTTNYELNSETTNTIKAPGEVEKLSASVIFDGNLNPADQESLEAIVATTIGSVEERDTISIQGIDFATTTDATDTTAPEQLKSSIRDTLVRYWPYLVGGLAILVILIVLLRLLRKRNDDDDELDFFDEEEPEPIIEPVRPVRPTDEERKAKEQADLKRQLNKNMSEKESTVRDYAKESPEGAADLIKIWMKDE; encoded by the coding sequence ATGGATGGAATGAAGAAAATCTGGACTGGCATCAAAGACGGTTGGAAGAATCTAGGCAAAAGCAAACAAATTGGGTTAGTTTTTGTACTTATATTTGTCGTTAGTATTGTTACGAGTCTGACCTATTACACACAAAAGGTAGAGTATGCCACACTATTCTCTGATCTGGAAGAAGCTGATGCAGGTACGATCGTTAATGATATAAAGACTAAGGGTATCAAGTATAAGTTAGAAGATGATGGGACAACAATTTTAATTGATCAAGCCCAAGTAGATACATATAGAATTGAATTGGCTGTAAATGATATGCTGCCAAAAAGTACAACAGGTTTTGAAATTTTTGATGAGACTAGCATGATGGCAACGGATGAAGACCGTAAAATCATGTACCAAAGAGCGGTCACAGGTGAGTTGGAACGTTCCATTTCTGCGCTCGACTCTATTGAACAAGCAAAAGTAATGTTATCGTTGCCGGAAGATAGTGTTTTTACAAGTGAAGAAAATCAATCACAAGCTTCTGCTTCTATTGTATTGACTCCAATAAGTGGGTCTCAAATCCCGATGTCTGCAGTTCAAGGGATTGCGTCATTGGTTTCTGGAGCAGTCGATAATCTACCGAAAGAAAACATCAAAATTGTGGATACAGCGGGTAATTTATTGAGTACTGCATTGGAAGATGAAGGAAATCTAAATGCGACCGATTTGGTCAGCAAATACCAAGCAATTACTAAAAGTTATGAACAAGAATTGGAACAAAAATTGCTCCAAACACTGGGGCCAATTTATGGAATGGATAAAATGACTGTTGCAGTAAATGCGAAGATGAATTTTGATTCAAATGAAAGCGAGATTATCAATTACGGTGATTCTTCTGTTCGGAGCGAAGCGGTTTCTGCAGGTGGTGGAACGATTGATGTTGAAGAAGGCGAAGGGTTCGAAAATAGTATTAACCAAATTCAAAGTGGTGAAGAAGGTGGAAACTCTACCTATAATCGTACGACGAATTATGAGCTGAATTCGGAAACAACCAATACTATTAAAGCACCCGGAGAAGTGGAAAAACTAAGTGCTTCGGTTATTTTTGACGGCAATTTAAATCCAGCTGATCAAGAATCTCTTGAAGCAATAGTGGCTACCACAATTGGTTCTGTTGAAGAACGTGACACCATTTCAATACAAGGGATTGATTTTGCAACTACTACTGATGCAACCGATACTACAGCACCTGAACAATTGAAGAGCAGTATTCGAGATACACTTGTGCGGTATTGGCCTTATCTTGTAGGGGGATTAGCCATTTTAGTTATTCTTATCGTATTGTTGCGTCTACTTCGTAAACGAAATGATGATGATGATGAGTTAGATTTCTTTGATGAGGAAGAACCAGAACCAATCATAGAACCCGTGCGTCCGGTTAGACCAACCGATGAAGAAAGAAAAGCAAAAGAACAAGCTGATTTGAAGAGACAACTAAATAAAAATATGTCTGAAAAAGAAAGTACAGTAAGAGATTACGCGAAAGAAAGTCCGGAAGGCGCAGCTGACTTGATTAAAATTTGGATGAAGGATGAGTAG
- the fliE gene encoding flagellar hook-basal body complex protein FliE, whose amino-acid sequence MNVDALFNNLVSGPTQTALTGGLNEQPTEAANGLSSFSGMLENAMSSLNEQQVTADQGVQDLITGNTDNLHNVMIQTSEAQLSLELALQLRNKGLEAYNEIKNMQF is encoded by the coding sequence ATGAATGTAGATGCACTTTTTAATAACTTAGTAAGTGGGCCAACACAAACAGCTTTAACCGGTGGACTGAATGAACAACCAACCGAAGCGGCAAATGGTTTATCGTCATTTTCAGGCATGTTGGAAAACGCGATGAGTTCATTAAATGAACAACAAGTTACAGCGGATCAAGGTGTCCAAGACTTAATTACTGGTAACACAGATAATTTACATAATGTCATGATTCAAACATCTGAGGCGCAATTGTCGCTAGAATTAGCTTTACAATTAAGAAATAAAGGACTAGAAGCTTACAACGAAATAAAAAACATGCAATTTTAA
- the flgC gene encoding flagellar basal body rod protein FlgC, whose product MSIFDSMQINASGLSLERLKLDTISTNIANVNTTRTEDGEGPYLKKEVVFEESFKQVETSLAGQGTEKSFGVKPTEIRENTEDIVMEYNPTHPDANEEGYVQMPNVNMADEMIDMMTTLRTYDANVTAMNASKEMLTKALQITIG is encoded by the coding sequence ATGTCCATTTTTGATTCCATGCAGATAAATGCGAGCGGATTAAGTTTAGAACGGTTGAAATTAGATACGATTTCAACAAATATTGCAAATGTGAATACCACGCGAACAGAGGACGGCGAAGGTCCTTATTTAAAAAAAGAAGTCGTATTTGAAGAAAGTTTCAAACAAGTCGAAACGTCTTTGGCTGGTCAAGGTACTGAAAAAAGTTTTGGAGTTAAGCCGACTGAAATTAGAGAGAATACAGAGGACATCGTGATGGAGTACAATCCAACACATCCTGATGCCAATGAAGAAGGCTACGTTCAAATGCCAAACGTGAATATGGCAGATGAAATGATTGATATGATGACGACATTGCGTACCTATGACGCTAATGTAACAGCTATGAATGCCAGCAAAGAAATGCTGACTAAAGCATTGCAAATTACCATTGGTTAA
- the flgB gene encoding flagellar basal body rod protein FlgB — protein MSDPTFNLMKNALDAASMRQEMISSNIANVNTADYKVNKVEFESILENVSNGTAMNKTNDLHIGFGNLNEVTPVVSKRTDTSVKENGNNVDIDIEMAEEASNSIYYNSLVTQLNAKYSMLRSVITK, from the coding sequence ATGAGTGACCCTACTTTTAATTTAATGAAAAATGCATTAGATGCAGCGTCCATGAGACAAGAAATGATTTCAAGTAATATTGCGAATGTGAATACAGCAGACTACAAAGTAAATAAAGTAGAATTCGAAAGTATTTTAGAGAATGTTTCGAATGGTACAGCAATGAATAAAACGAACGATTTACATATAGGTTTTGGGAATTTAAATGAAGTGACACCGGTTGTATCAAAAAGAACCGACACTTCGGTGAAAGAGAATGGCAACAATGTTGATATTGATATTGAAATGGCAGAAGAAGCCAGCAACAGTATTTATTATAATTCACTTGTGACTCAATTAAACGCTAAGTACTCTATGTTGCGTAGTGTAATTACGAAGTAG
- the fliS gene encoding flagellar export chaperone FliS, with translation MYQKNGSAIYKENQILNASPKKLIVLLYEGCIKNLKLAEIHITEKNIEKTNQVLIKAQDILAELMNTLDFEKGGEVAENLYRMYEYLTSELVKANISKNIEDVQRSRKLIEELRDTWIEIE, from the coding sequence ATGTACCAAAAAAATGGATCAGCAATCTATAAAGAAAATCAAATTTTAAATGCATCGCCCAAAAAATTGATTGTCCTTTTATATGAAGGTTGCATCAAAAATTTGAAATTAGCTGAAATACATATAACAGAAAAGAACATCGAAAAAACAAATCAAGTATTGATCAAAGCACAAGATATTCTAGCGGAATTAATGAATACACTAGATTTTGAAAAAGGTGGAGAGGTTGCAGAAAATCTGTATCGAATGTATGAGTATCTCACTAGTGAATTGGTCAAAGCGAATATATCGAAAAATATTGAAGATGTCCAACGCAGTCGCAAATTAATTGAGGAACTAAGGGATACTTGGATTGAAATTGAATGA
- a CDS encoding flagellar cap protein: MTTDTQWAKLRTDVLENIKTLLDSWNGSAEEAVTLISENERNMDQLKKIEEQLREDEAFQYTSVEKQLLTVIIPKHQQMIAAIRSEKINLMNKMKQINQKNKVRDNYVSMQRASVFVDRGI; encoded by the coding sequence ATGACAACCGATACTCAATGGGCTAAACTTCGAACGGATGTATTGGAAAACATTAAGACTTTGTTAGATTCATGGAATGGTAGTGCAGAAGAAGCTGTAACACTGATATCTGAAAATGAACGAAATATGGATCAATTAAAAAAAATTGAAGAACAATTACGTGAAGATGAGGCATTTCAATACACTTCAGTTGAAAAACAACTTCTTACTGTAATCATTCCGAAACACCAACAAATGATTGCCGCTATTCGTAGCGAAAAAATAAATTTGATGAATAAAATGAAACAAATCAATCAAAAAAACAAAGTTAGAGATAATTATGTGTCAATGCAACGTGCTTCGGTCTTTGTAGATAGAGGCATCTAG
- the fliD gene encoding flagellar filament capping protein FliD yields the protein MASSISFLGSYSGIDSATIDSMIQAESGKLVQYTNKQTSITAEKNAWKDINTRLDSLFTKLGALGEAKTFLSKIATSSDATKVAITANTDAAASNYAVEVKQLATSTQATSGVISSADGKTIKDSLGLSGTFTIINQENAGPEVDGKPTTGGFKIEILKEDSLKDIVGKINEVSKESGIQAKIVDNRIVMTDSKMGARTITFDGDLTVEDGSDPVKGSMAKALGFEAGKIYDGGKPAILTVDGIEMTRNTNNITDAIEGLTIDLKGVTEASKPVTIGIKEDTDTTIKAFQSFVDQYNSTLAFIDDQLDVGDPSAEDNKTGALTGDSSLMRLQSSLRSLMTGAVNTGNATYNNLETVGISVDRYGAATLDTEKLKKALADDPTAVKKMLFQTTTTETPGVDENGKPTTITTETEVGIAQKMRALVDTYISEKTGIIATKSETYDKSLEDLSSSITKFNERLVKKRENYVAMFTRLDTAMMEAESQLAYLQSQFSTTK from the coding sequence ATGGCTAGCAGTATTAGTTTTTTAGGATCTTATTCAGGTATTGATTCAGCAACGATTGACTCAATGATTCAAGCAGAATCTGGTAAGCTTGTTCAATATACAAATAAACAAACAAGCATTACAGCAGAAAAAAATGCTTGGAAAGACATCAACACACGTTTAGATAGTTTATTTACTAAGTTAGGTGCTCTGGGTGAGGCTAAAACGTTTCTGTCAAAAATAGCAACATCAAGTGATGCGACTAAAGTAGCTATTACAGCAAATACAGATGCGGCAGCAAGCAATTATGCTGTTGAAGTAAAACAGTTAGCGACTTCAACCCAAGCAACATCAGGAGTAATCAGTTCAGCTGATGGTAAAACAATTAAAGATAGTCTTGGATTGAGTGGCACGTTTACAATTATAAATCAGGAAAATGCTGGTCCAGAAGTAGATGGTAAACCAACTACTGGTGGCTTTAAAATTGAAATCTTAAAAGAGGACAGCTTAAAAGATATCGTTGGCAAAATCAATGAGGTTTCAAAGGAATCCGGTATTCAAGCAAAAATCGTTGATAATCGAATTGTGATGACTGACAGCAAAATGGGTGCGCGTACGATAACCTTTGACGGTGATCTAACCGTTGAAGATGGATCCGATCCTGTTAAAGGCAGTATGGCCAAAGCATTAGGTTTTGAAGCAGGTAAAATCTATGATGGTGGAAAGCCAGCTATACTTACAGTAGACGGCATTGAAATGACACGTAACACCAACAACATTACAGATGCTATAGAAGGTTTAACAATTGATCTGAAAGGTGTAACCGAAGCTTCAAAACCTGTCACAATAGGTATTAAAGAAGATACGGATACGACAATTAAAGCGTTCCAATCCTTTGTGGATCAATATAATTCAACATTAGCATTTATTGACGATCAACTGGACGTAGGTGATCCTTCTGCGGAAGATAATAAAACTGGAGCACTAACAGGGGACAGTTCTTTAATGCGGTTACAATCTAGTTTACGTTCTTTGATGACCGGAGCCGTAAATACTGGAAATGCTACATACAATAACCTAGAGACAGTGGGTATTTCAGTAGACCGCTATGGTGCGGCAACTCTTGATACAGAAAAATTGAAAAAAGCTTTAGCAGATGACCCAACAGCAGTAAAAAAAATGTTATTCCAAACAACTACAACTGAAACACCGGGTGTGGATGAGAATGGCAAACCCACTACTATAACTACTGAAACTGAAGTAGGTATAGCTCAAAAAATGCGTGCATTGGTGGATACGTATATTTCAGAAAAAACTGGGATTATTGCGACGAAATCTGAAACCTATGATAAATCATTAGAAGACCTTTCTAGCAGTATTACAAAATTCAATGAGCGTTTAGTGAAGAAACGTGAAAATTATGTTGCCATGTTTACCCGCTTAGACACGGCTATGATGGAAGCAGAATCGCAACTAGCATACTTGCAAAGTCAATTTAGTACAACAAAATAG
- a CDS encoding flagellar protein FlaG has product MDIIQAVTKSLQIRPFESSTINQSTVQKYSSIENKSKSETKNIDGITEISHEELEKSIEKANQFLLGLNIQFDFKIHEGTGRTVVRLVDKQTKEVVKEIPPEKMLDVIAGIWDMAGIVVDRKE; this is encoded by the coding sequence ATGGATATTATACAAGCTGTCACAAAATCTCTTCAAATTCGTCCGTTTGAATCAAGTACAATTAATCAGTCTACTGTTCAAAAATATAGTTCAATAGAAAATAAAAGTAAATCAGAGACTAAAAATATTGATGGAATTACTGAAATTTCTCATGAAGAATTAGAAAAATCGATAGAAAAAGCCAATCAGTTTCTATTGGGGTTAAACATTCAGTTTGATTTTAAAATCCATGAAGGTACAGGTAGAACTGTTGTTAGATTGGTCGACAAACAAACAAAAGAAGTAGTAAAAGAAATTCCACCAGAAAAAATGCTCGATGTTATTGCGGGTATTTGGGACATGGCAGGGATAGTAGTAGATAGAAAGGAGTGA
- a CDS encoding flagellin N-terminal helical domain-containing protein → MRINTNTAAMNTYSQLTSANASKSSSLAKLSSGLRINKAGDDAAGLAISEKMKNQISGMTQASRNAQDGISLIQTAEGALSETHSILNRMRDLTVQSKNGTNTDEDTSAIQKEMDSLSSEIGRIAKDTEFNSKSLLNGGTEGSSFTFQIGANAGQEVSLDIKDMTTTGLGLSDSTTVAAKAAVDLNTATKAADAATTAKTATAANVTTAAAALAADDGLDADITAGLIAADATATALDTKAGEEVTKTGDALTAATDFQTANAGNLELVHVSKLKVANTVDSEGNVVGEKLTAADYDKVIETIDSAIKSVSEERANLGATQNRLDHTVSNLATTKENLSEANSRITDVDMAEEMMSFTKSNILSQASTAMLAQANQMPQGVLQLLQ, encoded by the coding sequence ATGAGAATTAATACAAATACAGCAGCAATGAATACTTACTCTCAATTAACATCAGCTAACGCTTCAAAAAGCAGCTCATTAGCTAAATTATCATCAGGACTACGCATCAACAAAGCTGGGGACGACGCAGCCGGATTAGCAATTTCAGAAAAAATGAAAAACCAAATCAGTGGAATGACTCAAGCTTCACGTAATGCACAAGATGGAATTTCATTGATCCAAACAGCTGAAGGTGCTTTAAGCGAAACTCACAGCATCTTAAACCGTATGCGTGATTTGACTGTTCAATCTAAAAATGGTACTAACACAGATGAAGATACAAGTGCTATCCAAAAAGAAATGGATTCTCTTTCATCAGAAATCGGACGTATTGCTAAAGATACTGAATTTAACTCAAAATCTTTATTAAATGGTGGTACAGAAGGTTCAAGTTTTACTTTCCAAATTGGAGCTAATGCTGGGCAAGAAGTTAGTCTAGACATTAAAGACATGACTACTACTGGACTAGGATTATCTGATAGTACGACAGTAGCTGCTAAAGCTGCAGTTGATTTAAACACAGCAACAAAAGCAGCAGACGCAGCAACAACAGCAAAAACAGCAACAGCAGCAAACGTAACAACCGCAGCTGCAGCATTGGCTGCAGATGATGGATTAGATGCTGACATTACAGCTGGTCTTATAGCAGCAGACGCAACTGCAACTGCTTTAGATACTAAAGCAGGAGAAGAAGTAACTAAAACAGGAGATGCTTTAACTGCTGCAACTGATTTTCAAACAGCAAATGCAGGAAATCTTGAATTGGTACATGTAAGCAAACTTAAAGTTGCTAACACGGTTGATTCTGAAGGTAATGTAGTAGGTGAGAAATTAACTGCTGCAGACTACGATAAAGTAATCGAAACAATCGATTCAGCTATCAAATCAGTTTCTGAAGAACGTGCAAACTTAGGTGCTACTCAAAACCGTTTAGACCACACAGTTTCTAACTTAGCTACAACAAAAGAAAACTTGTCAGAAGCTAACTCACGTATTACTGACGTTGATATGGCTGAAGAAATGATGAGCTTTACTAAATCAAATATTCTTTCTCAAGCTTCAACAGCAATGTTGGCTCAAGCAAACCAAATGCCTCAAGGCGTACTACAATTATTACAATAA
- the flgL gene encoding flagellar hook-associated protein FlgL, which produces MRVTDSLMSRSFLRNLSANTENVMKYQNQLSTLKEVSKPSDDPLKVSKILDLNNSIIQNDQYKKTINDAIQWTNVQDSALSSATKSLQRIKTLIQYSANGTLSSEDRQANKAEIESEIQGVVDAFNTNFGGRYVFAGKNTTEKPFEVTSVDGEITGITYSGTAEGNGNLSREIAPGVSVELNTDGRNFMNAQNADGSDDLGTFFSEVLTALDEDDTGKLSSLLDRADQEIENVVSNRSKTGSIFNRLNATLERNDSEKLNLKTMLSENQDIDLAEKYMQFTMEKSAYQASLSMGTQILQTSILDYL; this is translated from the coding sequence ATGCGTGTAACTGATTCGTTAATGTCAAGAAGTTTTTTACGCAATCTTTCGGCTAATACAGAAAACGTCATGAAATACCAAAATCAATTGTCAACCTTAAAAGAAGTCAGTAAACCTTCTGATGATCCTTTAAAAGTTTCAAAAATTTTGGATCTAAATAATTCGATTATTCAAAATGATCAATACAAAAAAACGATCAATGATGCTATCCAATGGACCAATGTACAAGATTCTGCTTTAAGCAGTGCTACAAAATCCCTGCAACGCATTAAGACCTTGATTCAATATTCAGCTAATGGCACGTTGAGTTCTGAAGACCGCCAAGCTAATAAAGCTGAAATTGAATCTGAGATTCAAGGTGTCGTCGATGCATTTAACACCAACTTTGGTGGACGGTATGTTTTTGCTGGAAAGAACACGACAGAAAAACCATTTGAAGTAACTAGTGTAGATGGTGAAATTACTGGGATCACTTATAGCGGAACTGCTGAAGGCAATGGAAATCTTTCGCGTGAAATTGCACCAGGAGTTTCAGTTGAACTGAATACAGATGGTCGTAATTTTATGAATGCACAAAATGCGGATGGATCAGATGATTTGGGTACTTTCTTTTCTGAAGTATTAACCGCTTTAGATGAAGATGATACGGGAAAGTTATCCAGTTTATTAGACAGAGCGGATCAAGAAATTGAAAATGTGGTTTCTAATCGTTCAAAGACGGGATCTATTTTTAATCGTCTGAATGCAACGTTAGAACGTAATGATAGCGAGAAATTAAACTTGAAAACAATGTTATCTGAAAATCAAGACATCGATTTAGCTGAAAAATACATGCAATTTACCATGGAAAAGTCAGCATATCAAGCCTCTTTATCTATGGGAACACAAATATTGCAAACAAGCATACTGGACTATCTTTAA
- the flgK gene encoding flagellar hook-associated protein FlgK yields MSGLFGTLNNATKGLNVQQAALQTTSHNISNANTVGYSRQKVTMVADNPYTLGGIGQLGTGVRISSIDRIVDPYVNKQLRNENSSLEMYGKKSDILGQLEGIFNEPSTTGLNNNLSKVFSSWTYLGSNPELATAKTMVAQNSETFTDTLHHMSKQIDSLHEGTVQDIEKNVLDFNAKVEQLDSLNKQIFNMTSQGQAPNDLLDQQDKILSELTGIAGVEASYDKFNRVSITVGGESVLTEDSISKMSVAPDSDGQLVVNETNIAITSGNIKGSQEALTEIDTKKQELNDIAFTFATAMNEVHSDGGAGIPFFTLGEGGDYAASIQVNKEILDDVSKINAGKDINDVVGGDGTRAQAIAALQNTKFGDPVDIKGDYDPDTMTIKNKEGGSTVAGSYNDSVTQMGIVKQQSDNMVDSQGSLVSLLEARRDSVSGVSINEEVTNTIAYQSAFEANSRIISVVSEMLDTLINRTGV; encoded by the coding sequence ATGTCAGGTTTATTCGGAACATTAAATAACGCAACCAAAGGCTTAAATGTACAACAAGCGGCTTTACAAACAACCAGTCATAACATTTCCAATGCGAATACAGTAGGTTACTCTAGGCAAAAAGTAACTATGGTAGCTGACAATCCGTATACACTAGGAGGAATTGGCCAACTTGGTACAGGTGTCAGAATTTCTTCTATTGACCGTATCGTCGATCCATATGTGAATAAGCAATTAAGAAATGAAAACTCTTCTTTAGAAATGTATGGCAAAAAGTCTGATATATTAGGTCAATTGGAAGGAATATTTAACGAACCTTCTACAACTGGCTTAAACAATAACTTAAGCAAAGTTTTTTCTTCTTGGACTTACTTAGGATCTAACCCAGAACTTGCGACTGCTAAAACAATGGTAGCTCAAAACTCAGAAACGTTTACTGATACCTTGCACCATATGTCCAAGCAAATCGATAGTCTTCACGAAGGTACTGTTCAAGATATTGAAAAAAATGTCTTGGATTTTAACGCAAAAGTAGAGCAATTAGATTCGTTAAATAAACAAATTTTTAATATGACTTCTCAAGGTCAAGCTCCTAATGATTTATTGGACCAACAAGATAAAATCTTGAGCGAATTAACGGGAATTGCTGGAGTTGAAGCTAGCTACGATAAATTTAACCGCGTGAGTATCACTGTTGGCGGAGAATCCGTATTAACCGAGGATTCTATATCTAAAATGAGTGTTGCGCCAGATTCTGATGGACAACTAGTGGTAAATGAAACCAACATAGCTATTACTTCTGGAAATATTAAAGGTTCTCAAGAAGCTTTAACCGAAATTGACACTAAAAAACAAGAATTAAATGATATAGCTTTTACATTTGCAACGGCTATGAATGAAGTACATAGTGACGGTGGGGCAGGAATACCTTTCTTCACTTTAGGAGAAGGTGGAGATTACGCTGCATCAATTCAAGTTAATAAAGAGATATTAGATGATGTTTCTAAAATTAATGCCGGAAAAGATATTAATGATGTGGTAGGTGGAGACGGTACACGTGCTCAAGCGATTGCTGCATTACAAAATACTAAATTTGGTGATCCAGTTGATATCAAAGGAGATTACGATCCAGACACGATGACAATCAAAAATAAAGAAGGCGGCTCAACAGTTGCCGGTTCTTACAATGACAGTGTCACACAAATGGGAATCGTGAAGCAACAATCGGATAATATGGTAGATAGTCAAGGAAGTTTAGTCAGTCTTCTTGAGGCTCGCAGAGATTCAGTTTCAGGTGTTTCAATCAATGAAGAAGTAACCAATACAATCGCTTATCAAAGTGCCTTTGAAGCCAATTCTCGCATTATTTCAGTGGTCTCAGAAATGCTTGATACGTTAATCAACCGAACGGGGGTATAG
- a CDS encoding flagellar motor switch protein, which yields MNKETTAFETLLRFKDVLLDEKEALIKNDSAKVKALVEQKQLFLDSLPTLITEGLTKADLIEVVEDIKNLQETNLTLAKQALQYQETMMEAITKGVKTGGSTYSKQGDYSNSQQANLIDQSL from the coding sequence ATGAATAAAGAAACGACAGCATTTGAGACATTATTGAGATTTAAAGACGTTCTTTTAGATGAAAAAGAAGCACTAATTAAAAATGACAGTGCGAAAGTAAAAGCTCTTGTAGAGCAAAAACAACTATTCTTAGACAGTCTGCCGACACTAATAACAGAAGGTTTAACAAAAGCAGACCTTATTGAAGTGGTAGAAGACATTAAAAATTTACAGGAAACAAATTTAACCCTAGCAAAACAAGCTTTGCAGTACCAAGAAACAATGATGGAAGCTATTACTAAAGGGGTTAAAACAGGTGGGTCTACTTACTCCAAACAGGGAGACTATAGTAACTCGCAACAAGCTAATCTAATCGACCAATCCCTATAA
- the flgM gene encoding flagellar biosynthesis anti-sigma factor FlgM has protein sequence MKIGNNGYNQYVNNVRQNQENTHSKGLSKTNATVNEESVTVDISDAAKQLAKVKSTDTAAMSSNVEAIKKAVLNGTYDVSPEKIANGMMQAMNNQREFTE, from the coding sequence ATGAAAATAGGAAATAATGGCTACAACCAATACGTTAATAATGTCCGTCAAAATCAAGAAAACACACATAGCAAAGGTTTATCTAAAACGAATGCAACTGTTAATGAAGAATCTGTAACAGTTGATATCTCGGATGCAGCTAAACAATTGGCAAAGGTGAAATCAACTGATACTGCAGCAATGTCGTCAAATGTAGAAGCAATTAAAAAAGCTGTATTGAATGGGACGTATGACGTATCACCTGAAAAAATTGCGAATGGCATGATGCAAGCAATGAACAACCAAAGGGAGTTTACTGAGTAA